The genome window AGTCATTATGATTTTTGTATCAACTGCTAGCTATGGTTTTGCCGAAGAAAAAGGCAAGGTCATATTTATTGATATGAATAGGACCAATCTTGGAAGTATGATGAATATTCCAATCTTAAAAAATGAGATAGAAAAGAGAGGCTATGTAGCTCTCATGAATATAAGAGGGGATCAAGGTACTGATGATAGAAGGTCTTATGCAAGTATGGGGGCAGGAACAAGAGCTGATGTAACTACTGAAGACTATATCAATTTTCAAAAAGTAGACCAAGATACTGCTAGAGCTTTTGAAGTCGCAACGGGTCAAAAAGCCAAAGAAATAAATGATTTAAGCATTAATAGATCGATAAATGAAAATCTTGATTATGGAGAGTATGGAGCAAATTTAGGGTCATTAGGAAAAACTTTATCAGAAAATGGTTTAAAGACATCTGTAATTGGAAACGCTGATATAGTTGAAAATAATCAATTAGTTAAAAATAGAAACTTATGTTTAGTTGCTATGGACCAATATGGAAGGATTGATTCAGGTAATATTGATAATATTAATAAGAAAGATTCTAAAATGCCATTTGGAATATCTACAGACTATGATAAGTTATTAGATGAAACTAAAAAATCTTATAAAAATAGTGATGCTATATTTGTAGAACTTGGAGATACATATAGATTAGATATGTATAGATTGAATCTAAATGATAATACTTATGCTACAATGAAAAAAAACATTGTAAAAAATATAAATAAATATCTTGAACAAGTGTTTTCTATGGTTGAAGAAAATGACACTGTTTATATAGCAAGTGCATTTCCAAGTGACTTAGATTATAAAAATAAGAGAAGACTTTCTCCAATAATAAAATTTAGTGGGGAAGGAAAAGGTGTATTGGAATCTGCTACAACAAGAAAGGATGGGATTGTCGCAAACCTAGATGTTGGAGTGGATATATTAAGTACATTTGGTCTTGAAAATAAAGAGATGGTAGGTAGAAGCTATACCTTAGTAAATAAAGATGATAATGTTAGTTATCTAAAATCACTTTATGAAAGGGCAGTATCTATATCTTCAATAAGGTCAAGTATTATAAATGGTTTTGTAGGCGTGATATCTGCTTCTTGGGTAATTGCAATGTTTGCAATTTTCTTTAGAAATTATATGCCACATAAAGAGCGTGTATTCAAAGTACTTAAGGAGTTTATAAAATTAGGTATAATAATGCCACTATCATTTATGTTAGCTCCTTTGATGAATTTTAAAACTCCAATTTCAATATCTTTGGGAATATTTGCGACTACATTAATATTATACTTATTAGGTAGAAAATTATTTAAGGACAATGATATAAAGCACATGGGATTTTTTGCAACACTTACTATTTTAGTAATAGTTATAGACGCTGTATTTGGGACATACTTAATGCAAAATAACATAATGAGTTATGATGCTGTCATTGGAGCTAGATACTATGGTGTAGGAAATGAATATGAGGGTGTAACTATAGCAAGTGCAGTCTTTGGTTTAGCAGTATTATTACATTATAAGAAAATCTCTAAATTGTATGTTGTGACTTTTTCTTTAACAATACTTATAACTAGTGCATATCCTTCGATGGGTGCAAATGTTGGTGGAGCTATATCAGAATGTGTAGCATATTTGTTGTTTATAATGCTTATATATGACATTAAATTAGATTTTAAGAAAGTTATATTATTGGCTATTTCAGCTGTAGTTGTCGTTTGTGTATTTGCAGCTTTAGATATAGTTTCAGGTAGTGAATCTCATTTAGGTATGTTTGTACAGCGAATTTTCTTAAATGGTCCAGGAGAGATATTACAAACATTTGGAAGAAAAATTCAAATGAATATGCAACTAGCACAGACAAGTGTGTGGGTAAATATTTTACTTGTAGGAATTGGAGTAATTGCAATACTTATATTTAAACCATCTAGACACTTTAGGAAGATAATGAACAACTTCCCAATCTTATTTAAAGGGTTTATTGCATCTATGGTTGGTTGTATAATTACTCTTTTAGTTAATGACTCTGGAATAGTTGCTGCATCTACAGCATCTATATATATACTTATACCACTCATAATAATAAGTATAAATATGATAATATTTGAAAAAAATAACTAAAAAATTTTTTACTGTTCATATACGATTTAAATAAAAAATGCAATATGATTATTAATGTAAACTGGACGCTTACATAAAAAATCATATTGCAATTTTTATGATTGATAATATGTATTTAACCTGTAGAATATAAATAAATAAAGGAGGAACTATGTTAGACGGAAGAATAATGGGTCTTGATGTTGGTGATAAAACTATTGGAGTTGCTGTCAGTGATTTGATGGGATTAACTGCACAAGGTGTAAAAACAATAAAAAGAGTTGGTAAGAAAAAAGATATTGAAGAAATAAAAGCAATAATAAAAGAAAAGCAAGTAAATAAAATTGTATCAGGATTACCAAAAAATATGAATGGAACTTTAGGTCCACAGGGAGAAAAAGTAATCAAGTTTTGTGAGTTAGTAAAAGAAGAAACAGGTCTTGAAGTAGAATTTTGGGATGAGAGACTTTCTACAGTAGCAGCAGAGAGGTCTTTATTAGAGGCAGATGTTAGTAGACAAAAAAGAAAAAAAGTTATAGATATGTTGGCCGCAGTAATAATTTTGCAAGGGTATTTAGATTTTAAAATAAATTCATAAAAGAACTATAAAATTGAATACTTATGATATATAATATAAATAATAAAAATAAAAATAAATTTGAGGTGATTGACATTATGGAAGAAAATATAATAAATTTAATAGACGAAAATGGCGTTGAAAGCCAATTTGAAATAATATTAACATTAGAAGCAGAAGGAAAAGAATATGCAATATTAATGCCTTTAGATGATGAAGAAGCTGAAGAAGCTTTAATCTTTAGAATCGATGAGGATGAAGAAGGTGAAATCTTAATACCTTTAGAAAGTGATGAAGAGTATGAAACTGTTGTAGCTGTGTATACTGCTATAATGGAAGAAGAAGGTTTAAATTACGACGAAGATGAATCAAATGGACTTAACTAGATAAAGGATTAAGTTTGTATATAAAAAATCAGGTATTTATTATATTTGCTTTAATTAAGTTTTATTAATTGTAAAAGCATTTGTAGTATATATCTGTTTTTTTTGTTTTAATATAAAAATATCAAAAAATTTATGAATTTTGGTGAATAATATATCTTTTATGGGTATATATTTATATTATGAGAATAACTTAAATTTTTTCAAATGTCTTGACAAAAAATGAATTATCAATTAAAATATTACTTAATAAAGATTATCAATTGAAAATAGTAAGGGTGATGTTATGGCAAACACAATGGATTTATTAAAAGACAAGTTAAAAGAAACTGGTTTTAAGATTACGCCACAAAGAAGAGCAATAGTTGAAATATTGCTTAAACATGACCATTCACATCTAAGTAGTGAGGAAATCTATGATTTAGTTAGGGTTGACTGTCCTGAAATAGGATTAGCTACTGTATATAGAACAATGCAGTTGTTGGATGAAATAGGATTAATATCAAAACTAAACTTAGACGATGGATGTATAAGATATGAGATTAGTCTGCACAAAGAAGACTGTCATAATCATCATCATCTTATTTGTAAAAATTGTGGAAAGATAATGGAAGCTAAAGAAGACCTTTTAGACAATATAGAAAAAGAGATACAATCATTGTACAAATTTAAAATACTTGATCATGATGTTAAATTTTATGGACTATGTGACGAGTGTAATGGAGTAAGCGACTCAGAAGAATAAACTTCTATTGCTTAATGTCGATGGAAGAATAGTATAGAACTTTTATATTCTATGCTATTCTTCCATTTTTTATTATAAATCATCTATAAAGTATAAATATACAGTTTTCAAAGTGTTTATAGTTTTAATATTGAAAATATAATTAATCCTATAAGTACAAAAATGAATGATTTTTCTATGAAATTACTAAATGGTCCACCAACCGTTAAAAATCCTAAAGAAATTTTCTTTTCGCTTAGCGGATAAAAAATTGGTATTCCTTGTTTTGTAAATAAATCTCCTAAAAACATATGGCTTGCATAACCAAGTGTACCATAAAAAGATAAATTATTGATATTGGTGATTAATTCTATCTGTTTTAGTAAAAAATATATTATTATAGTTGCAAATATGCTATGAGAAAAACTTCTGTGCTTTAACCAGGGAAAAATTGACAACATTAGACAAAAAATTGTAAAATATATTTCAACTTCTATGATGTATAAGCATATAGCTAATAGTATAAATATTAATGATAGAAAAACTTTTCTCAAAAATGTATGGGTTAGTTTCGCCTCAATGATTATGATTGCAATAAATGTAATTATTGCACTTAAATAAAAATTATCATTTATATTTATTGAAATAAAGAAAATAATAATATTAACAGCATATATAAAAATTCTATATATGTATTTGGATATATTGTTTTTTAGAATGAAATTTGAGACCATAGAGTTAGATTTATCCAAATCGGGCAGTACAGCAAAAGTAGCTGAAACTAAAATGTCAACTAAAGATATAGGAATTTTAAATATTAAAGATGTCTGGATGGCTGTTAAGATTCCTATTGCACAATGAGTTTTACCACGCATAAATCCTCCTAAAATATCCGATATTAAATCATATAATATTTAGAGGATATCAAAATAAAATAGGTTTGTCAAAATAATACGTTAAATGTATTTTAAATATAGCTTAAAATATGATACGAATTATGGTACAATAAGAATAACTGGTAGCGAGTGCGTGATTTGATATTATTTATGATTGTAGAACGTGTTAAAAAATTAAATAGACAGAAGGAGATGATGCAATTGTTCAAAAAGAACACCAATAAGATAAAGGTAATGGCCTTAGGTGGACTTAACGAAGTTGGGAAAAATATGACTGTTGTTGAGTATAAAGATGAAATAATTGTTATAGATGCTGGACTTAGTTTTCCAGAAGATGAAATGTTAGGAGTAGATATAGTTATACCAGATATAACTTATTTAGTCAAAAATAGGGATAAAATAAAGGGTATATTTATTACACATGGACATGAAGACCATATAGGAGCTCTTCCATATATATTAAAGAAAATAAATGTACCTGTGTATGGAGCAAGACTTAGTATAGGTCTTATACAAGTGAAACTTAAAGAGCATAAGATGAATAATGTTAAGTTAAATGTCGTAACTCCAAGACAAGTTATAAAACTTGATAACATGGAAGTAGAGTTTTTGAAAAATAACCATAGTATACCAGATGCTTACTCTATTGCAGTACACACAGACCAAGGGATAATATATCATACAGGAGATTTTAAGATTGATTTGACTCCTATTGATGGTGATGTTATGGATATGCATAGACTCTGTGAGTTAAGCAAAAAAGGAGTTCTTTTAATGTTGGCTGATAGTACTAATGCAGAAAAACCAGGATTTACTATGTCTGAAAAGACTGTTGGAGTAGGTCTTGACGAATTATTTGCAAAAGGAAATGGCAGAAGAATTATAGTTGCTACTTTTGCATCCAACATACACAGATTACAACAAATAATAAATACTGCTGAGAAGTTTAATAGAAAAGTTGCTATATCAGGTCGCTCAATGGTCAATGTAGTTGGAGTTGCAAAAGAATTAGGATATTTAGATATTTCTGATGATATGCTTATAGATTTAAATGATATATACAAATATGAAGAAAGTGAATTAGTTATAATAACAACTGGTTCACAAGGTGAACCTATGTCAGCTCTTGCTAGAATGGCTTTTTCAGAGCATAAAAAAGTAGAAATAAAGAGTGGCGATTTAGTTATAATATCTGCTCATCCAATACCAGGAAATGAAAAATTAATATCAAAAGTAATCAATTTCTTATTTGAAAAAGGAGCAGAAGTAGTGTACAGTGATATAGCTGATATACACGTTTCTGGACATGCCTGTCAAGAAGAATTAAAACTTATACATGCATTAGTTAGACCAAAGTTTTTTATGCCAGCTCATGGTGAATATAGAATGTTAAAAAGACATGCTGAAATAGCTGAACAGCTTGGTATGGACAAAGAAAATATTTTTGTCATGCAAACAGGAGATGTTTTAGAATTAGATAAAAACTCTGCTAAAGTAGCAAATCGTATACAAACAGGAAACATATTAGTTGATGGACTAGGAGTAGGCGATGTAGGTAACATAGTTTTAAGAGATAGAAAGCATTTATCAGAAGATGGTCTTATGATAGTTGTAGTAACTATTTCTAAGGATGAGGGTAAAGTTCTAGCAGGTCCAGACATAATTTCTAGAGGATTCGTATATGTAAGAGAGTCAGAAGACTTAATGGATGGAGCAAAGGATATAATTAAAAATGTTCTAAATGAATGTGAAGAGAAAAATATTAAAGAGTGGGCTTATTTAAAGAATAATATTAAAGAAAACCTAAAAGAATATTTATATCAAAAAACTAAACGAAATCCAATGATACTTCCTATAATAATGGAAGTATAATATAAAAAACTATAAATTTGAAAATTAGACCTCTTGTAATTTTTAAAATAATATCAAAAAGCCAACTGATATTATCTTAAGAATTACAAGGGGTCTTTTAAATTTTTGATATTAAAAAATATGATTATTACATAAAATACCAATTATAACAATCTTTTATTAGTAAAAACTACTTATATATAAATTTTACTGATAGGAGGATTCTTATGGATAATATTTCAAGACAAAATGCTATAAAAGCTTTAAAACAAACAAAGATGGAAATAGCAGGAGAATATGGAATGAATTATGAAGATGCCTTTGAAATAATAGAAAACGCATCTAATAAAGGTATTTTAGAAGGTTACTTTAAAAAGCTTGAGAAGAAAAAAAATTTAGGTCAAGGTATATCTAGGCATTTAGAATAAAAAAAGTTAAATGTGAGAAAATAAGTTTAAATAAACTTTAAGAGGTGACATCGATGAAAAAATTAGCTAGTACTGCTTTGGCTATATTACTTGCATTTACTCCTTTGAGTTTTTCTTTTGCAAATAATAAGGAAAATGCTGATGCCAATCAACTAAATATATCTTCAAAATCAGCAATTTTGATGGATGTTGGTAGTGGACAAATTTTATATGAAAAGGATGCTCATAAAAAGCTTCCTCCTGCAAGTGTAACAAAGGTAATGACAATGTTACTTATCGTAGAAGCTTTGGATTCAGGTAAGATTAAGCTTGATGATGAAGTTCAAGTAAGTGAAACTGCATCTAGTATGGGTGGTAGT of Clostridioides sp. ES-S-0054-01 contains these proteins:
- a CDS encoding DUF1292 domain-containing protein, producing the protein MEENIINLIDENGVESQFEIILTLEAEGKEYAILMPLDDEEAEEALIFRIDEDEEGEILIPLESDEEYETVVAVYTAIMEEEGLNYDEDESNGLN
- a CDS encoding spore protein; this translates as MDNISRQNAIKALKQTKMEIAGEYGMNYEDAFEIIENASNKGILEGYFKKLEKKKNLGQGISRHLE
- a CDS encoding ribonuclease J, giving the protein MQLFKKNTNKIKVMALGGLNEVGKNMTVVEYKDEIIVIDAGLSFPEDEMLGVDIVIPDITYLVKNRDKIKGIFITHGHEDHIGALPYILKKINVPVYGARLSIGLIQVKLKEHKMNNVKLNVVTPRQVIKLDNMEVEFLKNNHSIPDAYSIAVHTDQGIIYHTGDFKIDLTPIDGDVMDMHRLCELSKKGVLLMLADSTNAEKPGFTMSEKTVGVGLDELFAKGNGRRIIVATFASNIHRLQQIINTAEKFNRKVAISGRSMVNVVGVAKELGYLDISDDMLIDLNDIYKYEESELVIITTGSQGEPMSALARMAFSEHKKVEIKSGDLVIISAHPIPGNEKLISKVINFLFEKGAEVVYSDIADIHVSGHACQEELKLIHALVRPKFFMPAHGEYRMLKRHAEIAEQLGMDKENIFVMQTGDVLELDKNSAKVANRIQTGNILVDGLGVGDVGNIVLRDRKHLSEDGLMIVVVTISKDEGKVLAGPDIISRGFVYVRESEDLMDGAKDIIKNVLNECEEKNIKEWAYLKNNIKENLKEYLYQKTKRNPMILPIIMEV
- the ruvX gene encoding Holliday junction resolvase RuvX; this encodes MLDGRIMGLDVGDKTIGVAVSDLMGLTAQGVKTIKRVGKKKDIEEIKAIIKEKQVNKIVSGLPKNMNGTLGPQGEKVIKFCELVKEETGLEVEFWDERLSTVAAERSLLEADVSRQKRKKVIDMLAAVIILQGYLDFKINS
- a CDS encoding transcriptional repressor, with product MANTMDLLKDKLKETGFKITPQRRAIVEILLKHDHSHLSSEEIYDLVRVDCPEIGLATVYRTMQLLDEIGLISKLNLDDGCIRYEISLHKEDCHNHHHLICKNCGKIMEAKEDLLDNIEKEIQSLYKFKILDHDVKFYGLCDECNGVSDSEE
- a CDS encoding metal-dependent hydrolase; translation: MRGKTHCAIGILTAIQTSLIFKIPISLVDILVSATFAVLPDLDKSNSMVSNFILKNNISKYIYRIFIYAVNIIIFFISININDNFYLSAIITFIAIIIIEAKLTHTFLRKVFLSLIFILLAICLYIIEVEIYFTIFCLMLSIFPWLKHRSFSHSIFATIIIYFLLKQIELITNINNLSFYGTLGYASHMFLGDLFTKQGIPIFYPLSEKKISLGFLTVGGPFSNFIEKSFIFVLIGLIIFSILKL